The genomic segment CATCCACCACATGAATCAACAACTTCGTCCGTTCAACATGTCTGAGAAATTCATGTCCCAAACCCAGGCCCTGGGAAGCCCCTTCAATCAATCCGGGAATATCCACCAATACAAAACTGGCGCCTGCATCAATCCTGATCACACCTAAATTGGGTGTCAGCGTGGTAAAAGGATAATCGGCAATCTTGGGCCGGGCTGCGGAAACCGCCGACAGCAGGGTTGACTTCCCCGCATTGGGCAAACCCACCAATCCCACATCCGCCAAAAGTTTAAGCTCCAAAATCAAATCCTGTTCCTCACCCGGCTCGCCTTTTTCCGAAAGTGACGGCGCGCGTTTGAGTGCCGTTGCAAAATGGACATTCCCCCTGCCCCCGCGGCCGCCTTTGGCAATCACCACGCTTTGCCCGGGATGATTAATATCCGCCACCAGTTCGCGATTTAAATTTAATACCAACGTTCCGATGGGGACCTTCACCACAATATCCTTCCCCTGCTTGCCATAACACTTTTTCCCGGAACCTGCCTGCCCGGGCTGACCGGCAAAAACTTTTTGAAATGTAAAATCAACCAGAGTTTTCAAACTCTCGTGTGCCTCAAAAACCACGTTACCACCATTGCCGCCGTCACCGCCATCCGGGCCGCCCAGGGGAACAAATTTTTCCCGGTGAAAATGCGAGGATCCGTTGCCGCCGCGGCCACCCACAACCCGGATCTGCGACTGATCCACAAAAAGATTTTTTTTCATAAAATTATCCTTCTAACTTTTGGCCGTGAATTTTTAAAAATTATTCCGATCGTGATACGACTACCGCCGGAGAGATTTGTTTTATTTACAATACATCTTTTTAAATTTGGAAACACCCAAAAATTCATTATAAAAAAAGCCCTAAGGCGGAACCTTAGGGCTTTTTAAAAAATCACAAACTCAAGCGCCGGCAGATTCCTCCGCAGCCTCAACCACCGGTGCCGGGGCCTCAATCGGTGTCGCAGCTGCGACAGGTACAGGTGCAGCAGCCACCGCAGCTTTGGGTGCTTGCGCAACCTTTTTCTCACCCACTACTGTCTCAATGATTGAAATAAACCGACGGCCTTTAAC from the bacterium genome contains:
- the obgE gene encoding GTPase ObgE, whose protein sequence is MKKNLFVDQSQIRVVGGRGGNGSSHFHREKFVPLGGPDGGDGGNGGNVVFEAHESLKTLVDFTFQKVFAGQPGQAGSGKKCYGKQGKDIVVKVPIGTLVLNLNRELVADINHPGQSVVIAKGGRGGRGNVHFATALKRAPSLSEKGEPGEEQDLILELKLLADVGLVGLPNAGKSTLLSAVSAARPKIADYPFTTLTPNLGVIRIDAGASFVLVDIPGLIEGASQGLGLGHEFLRHVERTKLLIHVVDVGFPEVDPVEDFETINRELALFNPRVAKRPKLVALNKVDLVASKKQVEELKAHFMKLGYDVFIISAAIRTGVDSLMQQAMKLLKTLPEEPLDVRITPKVISGPVPRFVVEKTEPGVWRVQGREVEKWVAMTDFENDEAVDKLKNIFDRIGLSEAFKLYQVQEGDTVVVGKEEFLFKEDM